A part of Candidatus Moraniibacteriota bacterium genomic DNA contains:
- a CDS encoding ABC-F family ATP-binding cassette domain-containing protein has translation MADNIVLRFESVSFEYSHKKPVLDEVSFSVRAGFKAALMGQNGAGKSSLFKLIMGELVPTGGRISIEPGASVAIARQVVSREELELTVEEFFAKCFSEKKWNLPALVQKVLEVVHLSTPPLTKKIREFSGGQQARLLLASALIQNPDILLLDEPTNNLDPSGIEHLTKFLVEYQKTCLVISHDADFLNAFTNGVLYLDIFTQKVEQYAGDYYDVVEEIARRIEKAERENARREHTISEKRAQANVFAHKGGKLRSVAKRMRTLADDLEENKADIRREDKTLPTFDIPSSDMTGPIVEIKSASVVRDGESTLRPVNVTLKRKTHLLVSGPNGIGKSTFLEALASGDERIAMITPSAKVGYYRQDFSTLDFGQTVAESLRASMKGGGMEDVYRTATKFLVPAALIQNKIESLSEGQKGLLMFAKLFLEEPDLLILDEPTNHINFRHLPVIAEALDRYAGAMILVSHDYNFVAQIRIDEMIDLESL, from the coding sequence ATGGCGGACAATATTGTTCTTCGGTTTGAGAGTGTTTCATTTGAGTATAGTCACAAGAAGCCCGTACTTGATGAGGTGAGCTTTTCGGTGCGAGCGGGATTCAAAGCAGCGCTCATGGGGCAAAACGGCGCTGGGAAAAGCTCGCTCTTCAAACTTATTATGGGTGAACTCGTGCCGACTGGCGGGCGGATTTCGATTGAACCTGGAGCGAGTGTGGCAATTGCGCGGCAGGTGGTGTCGCGTGAGGAGCTCGAGCTTACCGTAGAGGAATTTTTCGCGAAGTGTTTCAGTGAAAAGAAATGGAATCTGCCAGCTTTGGTTCAGAAGGTGCTCGAGGTGGTGCATCTCTCGACCCCACCGCTTACCAAGAAGATCCGGGAATTTTCCGGTGGGCAACAGGCTCGGCTTTTGCTTGCGTCGGCGCTTATTCAGAATCCCGATATTCTCCTGCTCGATGAACCGACCAACAATCTTGATCCTTCCGGTATCGAGCATCTCACAAAATTTCTCGTCGAGTATCAGAAGACCTGCCTTGTCATCTCGCATGATGCAGACTTCTTGAATGCGTTTACGAATGGCGTGCTCTACCTCGATATCTTTACGCAAAAAGTAGAGCAATATGCGGGCGACTACTACGATGTGGTTGAAGAGATTGCTCGTCGCATCGAGAAAGCTGAGCGCGAAAACGCGCGTCGCGAACATACAATTAGTGAAAAGCGCGCGCAGGCGAATGTATTCGCACACAAAGGTGGGAAGCTTCGCAGTGTTGCGAAGCGTATGCGGACACTTGCCGATGATTTGGAAGAAAATAAAGCCGATATTCGTCGCGAAGATAAAACGCTTCCGACATTTGATATTCCATCTTCGGATATGACCGGTCCGATTGTTGAAATCAAATCAGCGTCGGTTGTCCGCGATGGCGAGTCGACACTTCGCCCGGTTAATGTGACACTCAAGCGCAAGACGCACCTTCTCGTCTCGGGTCCCAATGGTATCGGCAAGAGCACGTTTCTCGAAGCGCTTGCCTCTGGTGATGAGCGTATTGCAATGATTACGCCTAGCGCGAAAGTCGGCTATTATCGGCAGGATTTTTCGACGCTTGATTTCGGTCAGACGGTTGCAGAATCGCTCCGCGCGTCTATGAAGGGTGGTGGCATGGAGGATGTTTATCGGACAGCGACGAAGTTTCTCGTGCCGGCAGCTCTCATTCAGAACAAAATCGAGAGTCTCTCCGAGGGGCAGAAGGGACTTCTTATGTTCGCAAAACTTTTCCTCGAAGAGCCTGATCTTCTTATCCTTGACGAGCCGACCAATCACATAAACTTCCGTCATTTGCCAGTTAT
- a CDS encoding toprim domain-containing protein produces the protein MNTEVEDIKARLSVREVIGGYVPLTKAGVSWKGLCPFHNEKSPSFVVNEERASWHCFGCSKGGDIFSFVMEMDGLSFPEALSLLAERAGVVLERRGRRFDYQQSDKRVSHGEMGASDERHNEGVAKEAILKILDLSSKFFEKQLWDGAGKKAALPYLRDRGLSDESIRAFRLGFALPGWRTLSDFLISKGYSASEMEAAGMVIRKQSHVENKNQESLGAQGVSTDFVRSDDVLEFAGDRIPTSAGMTERGYYDRFRDRITFPILDTLGRVVGFSARVAPGGDESQAKYINTPETMVYHKSRALYGIFQAKQSLREKNSALLVEGNMDVIAMHQAGCTNTMAVSGTALTEEQLRIIKRYTDTLRLFFDMDSAGQKAARKSAEMALALGFSVAIVSISSGKDAAEMAKENVDALLEAVSKPKPAPEYFLETLLSTHDVKSAEGKRRIAEDFLALVQLIPQRIEEMHWVHILANRIGVAEKTLLAFLKTLKPSVAPLVSRDAGNPESSVASASFETHSERLGRDIAALLLACPKLLPLPLEGVAERVFSFVAKMPLLAFLAGETAGEFSFAKIPEEFKKEAAELAFLGEKMLRLPEQAEEADIEKARVFFDTTWKHLIETLRKEEMESLERAMRAAHERGDTAEERRLVGELVRVGGEK, from the coding sequence ATGAATACCGAAGTCGAAGATATTAAAGCGAGGCTCTCTGTGCGGGAGGTAATCGGGGGGTATGTGCCGCTCACGAAAGCCGGCGTGAGCTGGAAGGGGCTTTGTCCTTTCCACAATGAGAAAAGTCCTTCCTTCGTGGTGAACGAGGAGCGGGCGAGTTGGCATTGCTTTGGATGCAGCAAGGGTGGCGATATCTTCTCTTTCGTCATGGAAATGGATGGGCTGTCGTTTCCCGAGGCGCTCTCGCTTCTTGCAGAGCGAGCAGGCGTTGTTTTGGAACGGCGTGGGAGAAGATTTGATTATCAACAATCGGATAAGAGAGTCTCTCATGGGGAGATGGGGGCAAGTGATGAGAGACATAATGAGGGTGTCGCCAAGGAAGCCATATTGAAGATACTCGATCTTTCATCGAAGTTTTTTGAAAAGCAATTGTGGGATGGCGCAGGGAAAAAGGCGGCGCTTCCATACCTGCGCGATCGAGGACTGTCTGATGAATCCATACGAGCATTTCGGTTGGGATTTGCCCTTCCCGGATGGCGGACGCTGTCAGATTTCCTCATAAGCAAAGGCTATTCGGCTTCCGAAATGGAAGCAGCGGGAATGGTTATTCGGAAGCAATCACACGTTGAAAATAAAAATCAGGAGTCTTTAGGTGCGCAGGGAGTTTCTACGGATTTTGTTCGCAGTGACGATGTTTTGGAGTTTGCTGGTGACCGGATTCCCACTTCTGCGGGAATGACGGAAAGAGGGTACTATGATCGGTTTCGTGATCGGATTACGTTTCCGATTCTCGACACACTTGGTCGTGTCGTTGGATTCTCAGCACGGGTCGCGCCTGGTGGAGATGAATCACAAGCGAAGTATATCAATACGCCAGAGACGATGGTGTATCACAAATCGCGAGCGCTCTACGGAATATTTCAGGCGAAGCAGTCTCTTCGAGAAAAAAACTCCGCACTTCTTGTGGAGGGGAATATGGATGTGATCGCGATGCATCAGGCAGGGTGTACCAATACCATGGCGGTATCTGGGACAGCGCTTACAGAAGAGCAACTCCGGATAATCAAGCGCTACACTGATACACTTCGACTCTTCTTTGATATGGACTCGGCAGGGCAGAAGGCGGCACGGAAGAGTGCTGAGATGGCGCTTGCGCTGGGGTTCTCGGTCGCGATTGTTTCGATTTCTTCAGGGAAGGATGCGGCGGAAATGGCAAAGGAGAATGTTGATGCTTTGCTTGAGGCGGTGTCGAAACCGAAGCCGGCGCCGGAATATTTTCTCGAGACACTCCTCTCGACTCATGATGTGAAATCCGCGGAGGGGAAGCGGCGTATTGCTGAAGATTTCCTCGCACTTGTCCAGCTTATTCCGCAGCGTATAGAAGAGATGCACTGGGTGCATATACTTGCCAATCGAATCGGTGTCGCCGAGAAAACGCTCCTTGCATTTCTCAAGACGCTGAAGCCTTCTGTTGCACCTTTGGTTTCGCGAGACGCTGGAAATCCCGAATCTTCTGTGGCAAGCGCTTCTTTTGAAACACATTCGGAAAGGTTGGGGCGAGATATTGCAGCGCTTCTCTTGGCATGTCCGAAACTCCTACCGCTCCCGCTCGAAGGGGTGGCGGAACGGGTATTTTCGTTTGTTGCGAAGATGCCGCTTCTCGCGTTTCTCGCTGGCGAAACGGCGGGGGAGTTTTCATTTGCGAAGATTCCCGAAGAATTCAAAAAAGAAGCGGCGGAACTCGCTTTCCTTGGTGAGAAAATGCTCCGACTCCCCGAACAGGCTGAGGAAGCAGATATCGAAAAAGCGCGCGTGTTCTTTGATACCACCTGGAAACACCTCATTGAAACGCTCCGCAAGGAAGAAATGGAATCTCTCGAACGCGCCATGCGCGCCGCGCACGAACGGGGAGACACAGCAGAAGAACGCCGATTGGTTGGAGAGTTGGTGCGGGTTGGGGGAGAGAAGTAG
- a CDS encoding LytR C-terminal domain-containing protein: protein MKEIFMALLVFAVVGGGVAFGVRYREQVNEAADTRPSIADFSSVNIPGGETDAMASSDALGSASPSDVTSEDVTLARPDAPESITMKVLNGGAAGGSAGKMTTYLKANGYTKAEAGNANGSNIGIVIYYSSEMEDESKALQLLLLKEYKGVVSKPVEDAKIPEAKTAPIVVVLGA from the coding sequence ATGAAGGAAATTTTCATGGCATTGTTGGTGTTTGCGGTTGTCGGAGGCGGTGTCGCTTTCGGGGTTCGATATCGCGAACAAGTGAATGAAGCGGCGGATACACGCCCGTCGATTGCTGATTTTTCATCAGTAAATATTCCAGGAGGAGAGACTGATGCAATGGCTTCGAGTGATGCGCTTGGTAGTGCATCGCCTAGTGATGTGACAAGTGAGGACGTGACACTTGCAAGACCGGATGCGCCAGAGAGTATTACAATGAAGGTGCTCAATGGAGGTGCGGCGGGCGGGAGTGCGGGCAAGATGACGACGTATCTCAAAGCAAATGGGTACACGAAGGCGGAGGCGGGAAATGCAAATGGATCGAATATTGGCATCGTTATTTATTATTCTTCCGAAATGGAGGATGAATCAAAAGCGCTTCAGCTACTTCTTCTCAAAGAATACAAAGGCGTTGTCTCGAAACCTGTCGAAGACGCAAAAATTCCCGAAGCAAAAACAGCGCCGATCGTGGTAGTGTTGGGGGCGTAG